The region GCCCGGCCGCCCGCAATTACGCGGTGGCCCGGCTGGCGGCGGACGTGGGGCTGCGGATCAACGAGGCACGGATGCTCGACCTGGACGACGTCCGGTGGGAGCTGGGCCGCTTCGGCAAGCTCAACGTCCGACACGGCAAAGGTTCCCGCAGACGCGGGCCGAAGCCACGGCTGGTGCCGCTGATCAACGGTGCCGACCGGAACCTGCGGTGGTTCATCGAGGACGTATGGGGCCACTTCGACGCCGACCACACCCGGCCGGGCGCACCGCTGTTCCCCTCCGAGCGCAAGAACCAGGACGGTTCCTGCTCGCGGGCGACCGCCGACGTCTTCCGCCGGTCGCTGGCCGATGCCGCCGCCCAGCACCTGCCGACCTGGGCCGGGAAGCTCACCCCGCACGTGTGGCGGCACTTCTGTGCCTCCCAGCTCTATCTCGCCGGCATGACGTTGTTCGCCATCCAGGAACTACTTGGACATACCTGGACCGGTACCACGGCCCGGTATATCCACGTCCACGGCACCCATGTCGAAGACGCCTGGGTCGCCGGACAGCAGCGCGCAACCGAGCGATGGAAGGGACTGGCCCAGTGAAGTGGAACCTTCGTCTGGCGGCCGCCAACCGCGGCATCTGGAAGGCCAGCGAACTCCAGCGGATGCTCGCCGAGCGTGGCGTCGTGATCAGCGCGGGGAAGATGTCGGGGCTGTGGTCCGGTCAGCCGAACACCGTCAAGCTCGATGAGCTCGACGTCATCTGCGCGGTGCTCGGCTGCGGCGTCGAGGAACTGCTGCTGCCGGAGCGGGTGCCGGAGCCGACGTTGGCGACCGACTCGCAGGCCACTGCGGTGGGCCAGCCGCGCGCCTTCGCCCCACGTCCTCGCACAGGCAGGTCTCTGCCCCCTCGATGAACTGCGTGCACTGCGGCAAGCTGCTGCCCGAGGGCTCCCGGCGGGACCGGGCGTACTGCGACAACAAGTGCCGGGGCTTGGCCTCCTACTACCGGCGCAAGGCGGGCGTCCCACCCCCGCCACGCTGGCAGCACCCCGCCTTGAACTCGGACAACCCCGCGCTCCGGTCGGCCTCGGCCCACGCCGAACTACTCGGCGAGGCCAACGGATGGTCGCCGTCGCTCGTGCGGTGCGCGATGGACGGCCTGACGGCGGTGCTGGAGCACCGCCCGCCCGGCAAGCCCGTGAAGCTCACCGAAACCCGCACGCGAATACCTCGACACGCTTCCAGTTTTCGGGTCGCCGAAGTCCTCGCCGACCTGGACCTTCGGGAAGATGACAGCGCCTCGTCGATCCGCTCCTGGATCGACGACCGCACCGGCGAACTGCCCGCCGGATTCGCCGGCGACGTCCGCGCCTGGCTGCTGGTCCTCCTCGACGGTGACAGGCGCGCCAAACCCCGGTCCCGCACCTGTCTCTACGTCTACTTCGGCTGTGTCCGCCCCCTGTTGGAGAACTGGGCGACGACCCGTGATCACCTGCGCGAAATCACCGCCGCCGACGTCACGGCCGCGCTGTCACCCCTGCATGGATGGCAGCGTCGCAACGCCATCGCGGCACTGCGCTCACTGTTCCGCTTCGCCAAGAAGCGCGGCCTGATCTTCGCCAACCCCACCACCCGGCTCAGGACGGAGGACATCCCACGCAGCCTGCTGCCGATGACCGACGACGAAGTGCTCGCAGTCCAGCGGATCGCCGTCACCCCGGCGCAACGGCTGATCGTCGCCCTGGCTGCCGTCCACGCGGCCCGCGCTACGGCCATCCGTCGCCTCACCTTGGACGACCTTGACCTGCCCAACCGCAGGATCACCATCGCCGGACATGGCCAACGGCTCGGCGAACTGCCCCACCAGACCCTGCTGGCTTGGCTCGACCAGCGCCGGGCCACCTGGCCAAAGACCCCCAACCGGCACGTCCTGATCAACGCGAAGACAGCCCTGGGAACCGGACCCGTCAGCCCCGAATACCTTAAACGGCACCTGCTGCACCAGGGCGTCTACCTCGAACGCATCCGCGGCGACCGGGTACTTCACGAAGCACTGACCGCCGGCACCGACCCGCTGCATCTCGCCCTGATCTTCAACCTGTCCCACACCGCCGCGAGCCGCTACGCGGCCATCGCCCAAAACCTGCTCGACGACCAGATCGAGCAGACCGCCGAGATGCGGTCGGAAGGGAGAACGGGCGCTCTTGACGGCTGCCAGTGAAGGGATCCCCGGCCGAACGGTGCTGGCGGAGCTGACAGAAAAGACCGGCACGGCTTCTGTCGAGGAGCTGCCGTTAAACCAGTGGCGCCCCGTGGACGCGCCTCATAGCTTGTGCGCTCGTGACTGGTGATCCGCAGATGCGCCCGAATCGACATGACCTCGGTCGGGTGTTCAACGAGGTGCCCGAGCTCTACGACCGGGTCCGGCCGGGATACCCTGACGAGCTGTTCGCGGACCTTGTCACCGTCACCGGCATGGACGAAAGGTCGTCGGTGCTGGAGGTGGGCTGCGGTACCGGTCAGGCGACGCGCTCGCTGGCAACGCTCGGGTGCTCAGTGACCGCCATCGAGCCGGGCGCGGACATGGCCGCACTCGCTCGCCAGCGGATCGCCTCCTTCGGCAACGTCGAAGTCGAGACGTCGATGTTTGAGGAGTGGGACGACCACGGTCGACGCTTCGATGTCCTCGTGGCTGCGTCGTCGTGGCACTGGGTCGACCCCTCGATCGGCTGGCAGCGAGCGCACGACGTGCTCCATCCCGCAGGCTGGATGGCACTGCTCGGCAATGTCGTTGTCCGCCGAGTGGGAGAGTCGGAGGTGTACGCCGAGACCGCCGACCTCCACGAGCGGTTCTGCCCCGGGAACCCCGACTGGGGCCATCCTCCCCTGGAGGACGACGTGCGCACCACCGACGAGGGCTGGGGACTGGTCGACGACCCCGGAGGATTGTTCGGCCCAACGATCGTGCGCTGGTACCCGACCGTTCAGTGGTTCAACGGGGACGACTTTGCCGATCACCTTCGCTCGTTGTCGCTGTACCGGAGGCTCGACCGCGACGTCCGCGAGCCCCTGCTCGACGCAATCGCCGAGCGCATCCGCACGCGGATGGGCGACCGAGCATCCCGCCGTTACCTGAGCGTCCTCCGCGTCGGACAGCGCGCCGAGTGAGTCCAGTGGTGAAGGACTTGCCGATTCAGCGGCAACGGACCCACCGCACTTCCATGCCTGCCTGCCAAAGACGCCGTGGGTTCCCATTGAAAGCACCTCAGTCACGCTGAACTCACGGCCG is a window of Streptomyces sp. NBC_00271 DNA encoding:
- a CDS encoding tyrosine-type recombinase/integrase, with the protein product MALAVVRDLREYRAPAGEEELAAFETDVLAGFVLARASAGLVDGTIRSDTNHLELIRDWFGRPLWEMEPADADVYFGKVLRDAKPSTRTGRAGALAVFFQFLELRHKVELHNLTGRVVECPLDEMNRPRASVDPQLRIPPSEAEIEALFAGWREELVTCRKFGPAARNYAVARLAADVGLRINEARMLDLDDVRWELGRFGKLNVRHGKGSRRRGPKPRLVPLINGADRNLRWFIEDVWGHFDADHTRPGAPLFPSERKNQDGSCSRATADVFRRSLADAAAQHLPTWAGKLTPHVWRHFCASQLYLAGMTLFAIQELLGHTWTGTTARYIHVHGTHVEDAWVAGQQRATERWKGLAQ
- a CDS encoding helix-turn-helix domain-containing protein: MKWNLRLAAANRGIWKASELQRMLAERGVVISAGKMSGLWSGQPNTVKLDELDVICAVLGCGVEELLLPERVPEPTLATDSQATAVGQPRAFAPRPRTGRSLPPR
- a CDS encoding class I SAM-dependent methyltransferase yields the protein MRPNRHDLGRVFNEVPELYDRVRPGYPDELFADLVTVTGMDERSSVLEVGCGTGQATRSLATLGCSVTAIEPGADMAALARQRIASFGNVEVETSMFEEWDDHGRRFDVLVAASSWHWVDPSIGWQRAHDVLHPAGWMALLGNVVVRRVGESEVYAETADLHERFCPGNPDWGHPPLEDDVRTTDEGWGLVDDPGGLFGPTIVRWYPTVQWFNGDDFADHLRSLSLYRRLDRDVREPLLDAIAERIRTRMGDRASRRYLSVLRVGQRAE